In Rhizobium lusitanum, a genomic segment contains:
- a CDS encoding DsbA family protein: MNDKPQITYLFDPLCGWCYGASRILGELATSPDLAIGLAPVGLFSGAGAREVDAHFAAYAWSHDQRIASITGQPFTDQYRRNVLGKLGSSLDSGPATLALTAVALTEPSRELDALRLIQEARYVLGRDVTDPRELVDILTHAGLGVAASRLGVPDQELLTENHRRVEAGRTAMRGFRVDGVPALIVDDRQSRRLVQANELFSNPELLNALTGSGRPSAGPNP, from the coding sequence ATGAACGACAAGCCCCAGATCACCTATCTCTTCGATCCTCTCTGTGGCTGGTGCTATGGCGCCTCGCGAATACTGGGTGAGCTCGCGACCAGTCCCGACCTGGCGATCGGACTTGCCCCTGTGGGGTTATTCTCCGGGGCTGGTGCGCGCGAGGTGGATGCGCATTTTGCCGCCTATGCGTGGTCCCATGACCAGCGTATTGCCAGCATCACGGGGCAACCCTTCACGGATCAATACCGCAGGAACGTTCTTGGCAAGCTCGGTAGTTCTCTTGATTCAGGCCCGGCTACTCTCGCACTCACAGCTGTTGCTCTGACGGAACCTTCCCGCGAACTCGATGCGCTGAGGCTCATTCAGGAGGCACGCTATGTATTGGGTCGCGACGTGACCGACCCCCGCGAACTTGTGGATATTCTGACCCATGCGGGTCTTGGCGTCGCTGCTAGCCGCCTTGGGGTTCCGGACCAGGAATTGCTGACCGAGAACCACAGGCGGGTTGAAGCTGGACGTACCGCCATGCGGGGGTTTCGTGTCGATGGGGTTCCGGCACTGATCGTTGATGACCGACAGAGCCGCCGTCTGGTTCAGGCGAATGAGTTGTTCTCCAACCCAGAGCTTCTTAACGCGCTTACCGGGTCGGGTCGTCCAAGCGCCGGCCCAAACCCCTAA
- a CDS encoding LysR family transcriptional regulator gives MPEAINLNRLAYFTAVVDTGSFTRAAKYLGITKAVVSNQVAKLEQDIGTTLLVRTTRRLQPTEAGGIFHARCVSILRDAEDAFDELAEARVEPKGVLRITAPYDYGTSVIVPLITKFTLRYPACKVELSLTDETLDLVAANMDIAIRVGWLADSSLQARRIGSFRQLLVGTPDLSERIADISVPEDLIALPFIANTALQEPLQWSFSRGDTDAYLVRFSAAISINTTPAILGAVRAGGGLSIVPDFLAEKYLQNGRLLHVLPEWHLPSGGVYTVYPAARFRSPKVTAFVDMLTESLRQ, from the coding sequence ATGCCCGAAGCCATAAATCTGAACCGCCTCGCCTATTTTACTGCGGTTGTCGACACGGGGTCATTCACGCGGGCAGCCAAATATCTTGGTATTACCAAGGCCGTCGTAAGCAATCAGGTTGCGAAGCTGGAACAGGATATTGGCACCACCTTGCTGGTGCGGACCACGAGGCGCCTCCAACCGACCGAGGCGGGAGGAATCTTTCATGCGCGTTGCGTGTCGATCCTACGCGACGCCGAAGATGCTTTCGACGAACTGGCTGAGGCAAGGGTAGAACCAAAAGGGGTTTTGAGGATCACCGCACCCTATGATTATGGGACTTCGGTCATCGTGCCGCTGATAACCAAGTTCACTCTTCGATACCCCGCCTGCAAAGTTGAGCTGAGCCTGACCGATGAAACACTTGATCTGGTGGCGGCAAATATGGATATCGCGATCCGTGTCGGCTGGCTGGCGGACTCAAGCCTGCAAGCTCGGCGCATCGGTTCCTTTCGACAATTGCTCGTCGGCACGCCCGACCTTTCCGAACGGATAGCCGATATCAGCGTCCCGGAAGATTTGATTGCACTACCCTTTATCGCCAACACGGCGCTCCAGGAGCCGTTGCAGTGGTCCTTTTCGCGTGGAGACACCGACGCATACCTTGTACGTTTCTCAGCAGCCATCTCCATCAACACAACACCGGCCATTCTCGGAGCCGTCCGGGCTGGCGGTGGCCTTTCGATCGTGCCGGATTTCCTGGCGGAAAAATATCTGCAAAACGGACGACTTCTTCATGTCTTGCCGGAGTGGCACCTACCCTCGGGCGGGGTGTATACCGTTTATCCAGCAGCGCGTTTTCGTTCTCCGAAGGTCACGGCCTTTGTCGATATGCTGACAGAGTCGTTGCGACAATAA
- a CDS encoding MBL fold metallo-hydrolase: MFTRRTIMKTTLAAGVTAVFAPAGLGHAAGGLTWKHFPAGQNGFFRAPVLVSGATEAALIDGGFTLPDGKAVAEAIKATGKKLTTIYVSQSDPDYYFSLGPIKAAFPDARVIAAPAAVSAIKDSVEKKLAVWGPQLKENGPQTLADVVIPEAFSGSSLTVDGEAIEIVEAEGLANRRYLFVPSLNAVFGGVMIFNGVHVWTADTNSAELRAAWIGTLEKLAARKPAIVVAGHMTPEAPTDLSGVEHTIAYLKAFEEELAKTKDSAVLKAAMEARFPGLGMGVALDIGSKVATGEMKWG; the protein is encoded by the coding sequence ATGTTTACTAGGAGAACCATCATGAAAACCACGCTCGCAGCCGGTGTTACCGCTGTCTTTGCGCCCGCCGGCCTTGGTCATGCAGCCGGTGGTCTCACCTGGAAGCATTTTCCCGCCGGACAGAACGGCTTCTTCCGTGCTCCCGTCTTGGTCTCCGGAGCGACGGAAGCCGCGTTGATAGACGGCGGCTTCACACTCCCCGATGGCAAGGCCGTCGCCGAGGCGATCAAGGCTACCGGCAAGAAACTCACCACGATCTATGTCAGTCAGAGCGATCCGGACTATTACTTCAGCCTCGGCCCGATCAAGGCGGCTTTTCCCGATGCGCGCGTGATTGCAGCCCCAGCCGCTGTTTCTGCCATTAAGGACAGTGTCGAAAAGAAGCTGGCCGTCTGGGGACCGCAGCTCAAGGAAAACGGTCCGCAGACGCTCGCCGATGTCGTCATACCGGAAGCCTTCAGCGGCAGCTCTTTGACCGTCGATGGCGAGGCCATCGAGATCGTCGAGGCGGAAGGGCTCGCCAACCGGCGCTATCTCTTCGTCCCGTCCCTCAACGCGGTGTTCGGCGGCGTGATGATCTTCAACGGTGTGCACGTCTGGACGGCTGACACGAACAGCGCTGAACTGCGGGCCGCCTGGATCGGCACTCTCGAAAAGCTTGCTGCGCGCAAGCCTGCGATCGTTGTTGCCGGACATATGACTCCGGAAGCGCCGACCGACCTTTCGGGCGTCGAGCATACCATTGCTTACCTCAAGGCATTCGAGGAAGAACTGGCCAAAACCAAGGACTCTGCCGTGCTCAAGGCTGCGATGGAAGCACGCTTCCCCGGTCTCGGGATGGGCGTTGCGCTGGACATTGGTTCCAAGGTCGCCACCGGCGAAATGAAGTGGGGCTAA